tcagtcttctccttgtatgagctgaaagtttagagggacggccaggtcttggtagatttgcagtggtctgatactccttccatttcaatattatcgcttgcacagtgctccttgggatgtttaaagcttgggaaatctttttgtatccaaatccggctttaaaacttcacaacagtatctcggacctgcctggtgtgttccttgttcttcatgatgctctctgcgcttttaacggacctctgagactatcacagtgcaggtgcatttatacggagacttgattacacacaggtggattgtatttatcatcattagtcatttaggtcaacattggatcattcagagatcctcactgaacttctggagagagtttgctgcactgaatgtaaaggggctgaataattttgcacgctcaatttttcagtttttgatttgttaaaaagtttgaaatatccaataaatgtcgttccacttcatgattgtgtcccacttgttgttgattcttcacaaaaaaatacagttttatatctttatgtttgaagcctgaaatgtggcaaaaggtcgcaaagttcaagggggccgaatactttcgcaaggcactgtatatatatatatatatatatatataaaaaaaaaaaaaggaattcAGTCGGGTCTCAACCTACAGTTGAGTtagtagtagaatacacaaggtgcaatttcaaaatgtgcattttcttatgtcagtcactcaattagcatgtaaattcaatattaggaaggtgttcctaatgtttggcacACTCAGTGTATGCTGTCAAGCTGTTAGTTCTGCTTTCTACAGTACATGGCAGTAGTGTTAATAGCCTGCTGTTGTTGCCTGATAGTCCACAGCACCAACTGCCCAACCAAAGGCTGCAGAAGTGAAGTGGGAAGCTAAAGTCGTGCATGTTTTATTCTCAAtagagatttgagggggaggccCCAAGACAACGTGGCGCAGAACAATGGAGACTGAGCTccaaccatatatatatatataaaatctgtTAAATTGTCGATGGCCACAACATCATCAGCAGAGCTGGgtcacagtggagaagatggCCTGAGACCGTCAGAAGTGGAGAACAATTGTTGCTAGCCTATGCACTAGCCGGAAAGACgggggatgagtgagagagattTTTCTGAATGTTTGTAGTTTGTGCTTAAGCATTTAGTAAGTACACTGGGCAAATTTGACATCAAGGACATTGTCACAAACAATATTAACAGGGCTGGGAATCTCCAGCGACCTCACGATACCATCACGAtccttaggtgccgatacgatatgtattgataTTCTCGCGATTCTATactgcgatttgatgttccaaacatattgctcatgATATGTCTGCTGCCGAGAGACATGACAAAACTAGTTTTAAATCAGTCATGGAAGTAtatgctgaaaacatgttggctcacaaAAAAtaagcaaaacaaaaacaatggtCACATACATTTGACTGTTTCAAAGGGTCAGCCATAGCAGAGCTACTGGATATAATGACCAGATGCTTGTGTCGCCGCCCTAACAACGGGATTCGTTGTCCACAGAGCAGAATGGTGGGCTGTCAAACTCCTGCCTAGTCctctctttggattggtggatacatcttgttattttaatatttgatgagggttgttgacgtcaacTGCCTGTAAATCAATGGAGAGTGAGATGTTACGCTACCCTCCTGAATATGCATAGACTGTCTCAAATTACAACATGTTCATCTTAGATATGAAGTGTTGCCGGGATGTCACGTGCATCACATTTATCAGGACAGTCGTAACAACCTAAGGATTGCAACATttctattagatcaaataagaaattcatttttatttttgacTAAATTCGACACATTGCCCCCGCATACAATAACTTAATTAATGATCTGCCTAATGTGGACAGATCTTGGGCGGAATAAACCCTCTCGcggcgcccctggagcaaattagacTTAAGTGTCAAAGTGCCATGCTCAAGAGCACATcatatttttcaccttgttggctcgggTATTTGAATCAGcgatctttcggttactagcccaatgctctaagatggagaacaagctataggatgaaaaataccagAGTTTTGGCCCAGGGAAAGCAGACCAGCGCTAACTAAAAAAAAATAGTATTTTTACAAATTGATATTTGTAGTCAAAGTATTGCATTAATATCGTCCAAAAATAATTTGagatatgtaactgtatcgatCCCCCCCATCACTAAATATGAACATACAGAACTAACCAAAGTATTAAAACACTAAAATAAAGAAGTAAACATGACATGAACAAAAACAAGATGTCAGAATGTAAGTATTTTATTTTGACATGCTCATTGGCATTCTTGTTGCCACAGCACTGAAAATAATAGCAGTTACAGTATTGAAAGGATCCTATTCTCCAATTACTTTAAACCAGTTATACACCTCATATGAAGAAAAACGATCATGAGGGATAACATCTCACTTGACAGAAAACAAGTActggtttaaaaaataaataaataactactCTCTGGTGTCAAATCTGCAGAATCAAATTTCAGCACCAGTTCAAGTAAAATAAGCATTCACTTCTCCAGTATCACACTCCCACATGTTGTTTGATCCAGTCGATTCTTCCAGGACTGTCCTGAACTGGGACCCTATTGCACGAAGCCTCGGATAGGTAAACTACATCAGCCTATGAGGTTGATCCCGTGGCTCCCTGAAGCTGACATCACAGAGCAGTGAGAGGTGGTCGGAGGGGTAGTGGTAGGAGGGCAGGCGGTCAGGTCCTATCTGTTCCTCAGTGGGTATGTCCAGCAGGGTGTCCACAGTGAAAGCACCGTGAGAGTACCAGATGTAGTCCAGGGTACTGCAGCTCTCCCCTGAGGGACGGATCTTCCAGGTAGTGTAGGCCGGCTCCGTCTGCCCATCTGCACTCAGCAGCTTATAGGCGGAGTCCAGACCCAGGGGGGAGGAGATAAAACGCCTGTACACGTCCTCTGAGGGCTCAGCGTTAAAGTCCCCACACACTATCAGAGGCACCCCCTCTGTCCCACTCCCTCCCCCAGGTCCCCTACTGACTGGGTCTGACCCAGCCGCCCTCGAGGTGATAGCCTTTAGGCTCTGCAGCAGGTCAGCCCCTTGGGCCCCCCTCAGCCTCTCCCAGCCACTCCGCGCCTTCAGGTGGGTCACAGCCACGCACAGCCTCTGGCCCGTCTCCCGGCAACGCAGCATCTGCACGATGGCCACCTGATTGGTAGGCAGCATCATGGCAGAGAGGCGCAGgtgggaggtgtggaggaggctGAAGCGGGCACGGCGGTAGAAGAGCGCACAGCCATCAGGGCCGTTGTTGATGGCCACTTCCAGACAGGGGGACCAGGGCTTGGGAAGGAATGTGCTGTGGTAGCCCAGGCTGGCCAAGATGGGCTGGAAGGTGTCGTAGTAGTGGTCCACTTCCTGGAGACACAGGATGTCAGGGCGGTAGGTGAGGATCTCTTCCAGGATCAGGTACTTCCTCTCAGCCCAGTTCAGAGCATCCAGAGGACATTGTACAAAGCCATCCTTACCCTCCCCTAGagctgagagggggagagaggacggtTACCAGACATTAGCAGTAGACATTACTGTATAGAGTTGAACACTTCTCCCAATTTCTGATCGAAAGCCATTGTGAGCACTGAGCAGTATCATGGTCTGAAGTCTTGAGAGCTAGAATCTTGGATATTCatagagtgtacaaaacattaagaacacctgctctttccatgacatactgacaaggtgaatacaggtgaaagccCTTATTGACACCACTTGTTacatccacttcaaatcagtgcagatgaaggggaggagacaggttaaagaaggatttttaagtcgagacaattgagacatggtttgtgtatgcgtgtcattcagagggtgaatgggcaagacaaaatatttaagtgcctttgaacggtgtatggtagtaggtgccaggcacaccggtttgtgtcaagaactgcaacgctgctgggtttttcacactcaacagttttccatgtgtatcaataatggtccaccacccaaaggacatccaaccaaacTCAATACAACGTGTCAACTGTGGCAGGCATTGgagccaacatgggccagcatccctgtgaaacgcttgacaccttgtggagtccatgccccaacaaattggggctgttctaagggcaaaatggggggggggtgcaactcaatattaggaaggtgctcaTACAGTACATGTTCTGCTCTGGTGGTCTTCTGTATTCTATAGTACTCTATCATCTATCAgagatctacagtgccttgcgaaagtattcggcccccttgaactttgcgaccttttgccacatttcaggcttcaaacataaagatataaaactgtattttttggtgaagaatcaacaacaagtgggacacaatcatgaagtggaacgacatttattggatatttcaaactttttaacaaatcaaaaactgaaaaattgggcgtgcaaaattattcagcccctttactttcagtgcagcaaactctctccagaagttcagtgaggatctctgaatgatccaatgttgacctaaatgactaatgatgatgaatacaatccacctgtgtgtaatcaagtctccgtataaatgcacctgcactgtgatagtctcagaggtccgttaaaagcgcagagagcatcatgaagaacaaggaacacaccaggcaggtccgagatactgttgtgaagaagtttaaagccggatttggatacaaaaagatttcccaagctttgaacatcccaagcagcactgtgcaagcgataatattgaaatggaaggagtatcagaccactgcaaatctaccaagacctggccgtccctctaaactttcagctcatacaaggagaagactgatcagagatgcagccaagagttccatgatcactctggatgaactgcagagatctacagctgaggtgggagactctgtccataggacaacaatcagtcgtatattgcacaaatctggcctttatggaagagtggcaagaagaaagccatttcttaaagatatccataaaaaagtgttgtttaaagtttgccacaagccacaccaaacatgtggaagaaggtgctctggtcagatgaaaccaaaatggaactttttggcaacaatgcaaaacgttatgtttggcgtaaaagcaacacagctcatcaccctgaacacaccatccccactgtcaaacatggtggtggcagcatcatggtttgggcctgcttttcttcagcagggacagggaagatggttaaaattgatgggaagatggatggagccaaatacaggaccattctggaagaaaacctgatggagtctgcaaaagacctgagactgggacggagatttgtcttccaacaagacaatgatccaaaacataaagcaaaatctacaatggaatggttcaaaaataaacatatccaggtgttagaatggccaagtcaaagtccagacctgaatccaatcgagaatctgtggaaagaactgaaaactgctgttcacaaatgctctccatccaacctcactgagctcgagctgttttgcaaggaggaatgggaaaaaatgtcagtctctcgatgtgcaacacggatagagacataccccaagtgacttacagctgtaatcgcagcaaaaggtggcgctacaaagtattaacttaagggggctgaataattttgcacgcccaatttttcagtttttgatttgttaaaaatgttcgaaatatccaataaatgtcgttccacttcatgattgtgtcccacttgtttttgattcttcacaaaaaaatacagttttatatctttatgtttgaagcctgaaatgtggcaaaaggtcgcaaagttcaagggggccgaatactttcgcaaggcactgtat
This genomic stretch from Oncorhynchus tshawytscha isolate Ot180627B linkage group LG21, Otsh_v2.0, whole genome shotgun sequence harbors:
- the nocta gene encoding nocturnin isoform X2, with the protein product MGSSSSSRLFGTLAQTLNSAPLAQQDYDPEHQDSDQDPEGLEQADPDQLLRECEEILQNRPARPHRDLVYPVDPKRQHQYRNNEQQQTPSIRVMTWNILAQALGEGKDGFVQCPLDALNWAERKYLILEEILTYRPDILCLQEVDHYYDTFQPILASLGYHSTFLPKPWSPCLEVAINNGPDGCALFYRRARFSLLHTSHLRLSAMMLPTNQVAIVQMLRCRETGQRLCVAVTHLKARSGWERLRGAQGADLLQSLKAITSRAAGSDPVSRGPGGGSGTEGVPLIVCGDFNAEPSEDVYRRFISSPLGLDSAYKLLSADGQTEPAYTTWKIRPSGESCSTLDYIWYSHGAFTVDTLLDIPTEEQIGPDRLPSYHYPSDHLSLLCDVSFREPRDQPHRLM
- the nocta gene encoding nocturnin isoform X1, which encodes MYPARRCSFLHRDLAALCLSSLGPAAKKQTSPKKLSLPAPRHCHTGGEGGKPQVKSRGSSPASASSIPVCLMGSSSSSRLFGTLAQTLNSAPLAQQDYDPEHQDSDQDPEGLEQADPDQLLRECEEILQNRPARPHRDLVYPVDPKRQHQYRNNEQQQTPSIRVMTWNILAQALGEGKDGFVQCPLDALNWAERKYLILEEILTYRPDILCLQEVDHYYDTFQPILASLGYHSTFLPKPWSPCLEVAINNGPDGCALFYRRARFSLLHTSHLRLSAMMLPTNQVAIVQMLRCRETGQRLCVAVTHLKARSGWERLRGAQGADLLQSLKAITSRAAGSDPVSRGPGGGSGTEGVPLIVCGDFNAEPSEDVYRRFISSPLGLDSAYKLLSADGQTEPAYTTWKIRPSGESCSTLDYIWYSHGAFTVDTLLDIPTEEQIGPDRLPSYHYPSDHLSLLCDVSFREPRDQPHRLM